The following are encoded together in the Streptomyces sp. NBC_00358 genome:
- a CDS encoding NAD(P)-dependent oxidoreductase, producing the protein MKLTVLGATGGIGQEIVRQALGVGHQVTAVVRDPARLTVTGAGLEVFRADLTDPKALRPAVAGRDAVLSGLGARSRKDAGVAARLTRTVLGALEAEQVRRLLVVSASPVGPGAADDTRVDRAMRRLISSILKDVYADLREMEGELAASATDWTVVRPPRLQNKPLTGSYRTVVGGFPPKGRFIARADVAHAMLAMIDDPATVKQGVGVAY; encoded by the coding sequence ATGAAACTCACCGTTCTCGGTGCCACCGGAGGCATCGGCCAGGAGATCGTCCGCCAGGCCCTGGGCGTCGGCCACCAGGTCACGGCCGTCGTACGGGATCCCGCGCGGCTCACCGTCACGGGCGCGGGTCTGGAGGTGTTCCGCGCGGATCTCACCGACCCGAAGGCACTGCGGCCCGCCGTCGCGGGCCGGGACGCGGTCCTGTCCGGTCTCGGCGCGCGCAGCCGCAAGGACGCCGGGGTCGCGGCCCGGCTCACCCGTACGGTGCTGGGCGCACTGGAGGCGGAGCAGGTGCGGCGGCTGCTGGTGGTCAGCGCGAGTCCGGTCGGCCCCGGCGCCGCGGACGACACCCGCGTCGACCGCGCCATGCGGCGGCTGATCTCCAGCATCCTGAAGGACGTCTACGCCGACTTGAGGGAGATGGAGGGCGAACTGGCGGCCAGTGCCACGGACTGGACCGTGGTCCGTCCGCCCCGGCTCCAGAACAAGCCGCTGACCGGCTCGTATCGCACGGTCGTCGGCGGCTTCCCGCCCAAGGGCCGCTTCATCGCGCGCGCCGACGTGGCGCACGCGATGCTGGCGATGATCGACGACCCCGCGACCGTGAAGCAGGGCGTGGGCGTCGCCTACTAG
- a CDS encoding UDP-N-acetylmuramate dehydrogenase, whose product MQELHDAPLAPLTTFRLGGPAARLITATTDAEVIAAVREADDAGTPLLLIGGGSNLVIGDKGFAGTALRIATKGFSLDGTRLELAAGEVWTDAVARTVEAGLAGIECLAGIPGSAGATPIQNVGAYGQEVSSTITEVIAYDRKTRETVTLTNADCSFSYRHSRFKADPERHVVLRVRFELEDAQGLSAPVKYAETARTLGVEPGDRVPLGAARETVLKLRAGKGMVLDPEDHDTWSAGSFFTNPILTDEAFAAFHARVKERLGADAAPPAYPAGEGHTKTSAAWLIDKSGFTKGYGTGPARISTKHTLALTNRGGATTEDLLALAREVVAGVHDAFGVTLVNEPVTVNAGL is encoded by the coding sequence GTGCAGGAACTCCACGATGCCCCGCTCGCCCCGCTGACCACCTTCCGGCTCGGTGGCCCGGCCGCCCGGCTGATCACCGCCACGACCGACGCCGAGGTGATCGCCGCCGTGCGCGAGGCCGACGACGCCGGTACGCCGCTGCTGCTCATCGGCGGTGGATCGAACCTGGTCATCGGCGACAAGGGCTTCGCCGGGACAGCCCTGCGCATCGCCACGAAGGGCTTCTCGCTCGACGGTACGAGGCTGGAGCTGGCCGCGGGCGAGGTGTGGACCGACGCGGTCGCCCGCACCGTCGAGGCCGGGCTCGCCGGGATCGAGTGCCTCGCCGGCATCCCCGGGTCCGCGGGCGCGACCCCGATCCAGAACGTGGGCGCGTACGGCCAGGAGGTGTCGTCGACGATCACCGAGGTGATCGCCTACGACCGGAAGACGCGCGAGACGGTCACGCTGACCAACGCCGACTGTTCCTTCTCGTACCGCCACAGCCGCTTCAAGGCCGACCCCGAGCGCCATGTGGTGCTGCGGGTGCGCTTCGAGCTGGAGGACGCGCAGGGGCTGTCGGCGCCGGTCAAGTACGCCGAGACGGCCCGCACGCTCGGTGTGGAGCCCGGCGACCGGGTTCCCCTGGGCGCCGCCCGCGAGACCGTCCTGAAGCTGCGTGCGGGCAAAGGCATGGTGCTCGACCCCGAGGACCACGACACCTGGTCCGCCGGGTCGTTCTTCACCAACCCGATCCTCACGGACGAGGCGTTCGCCGCGTTCCACGCGCGCGTGAAGGAGCGGCTCGGCGCCGACGCCGCGCCTCCGGCGTACCCGGCCGGCGAGGGCCACACCAAGACCTCCGCGGCCTGGCTGATCGACAAGTCCGGCTTCACCAAGGGCTACGGAACCGGGCCCGCCCGCATCTCCACCAAGCACACGCTGGCCCTGACCAACCGGGGCGGGGCCACCACGGAGGACCTTCTCGCACTGGCCCGGGAAGTCGTCGCCGGTGTCCACGACGCCTTCGGGGTCACCCTGGTCAACGAGCCGGTGACGGTGAACGCCGGCCTCTAG